GTCTCGCGAAGCGTGGGTGTGCGGAATGCGCCGGTGTGATCGGCGCGGCGGGTGACGCCGAACCGTCCGGGGTCTCCAGACCGGACCGCCACCCCCGTGTTGTGGAAGCCCTCGTCGGTGAAGTTGGTGCCGATGTGGCAGCTCGAGCAGCGGGCCCTGCCGAAGAAGAGCGCCCGGCCTTCCTGCTGAAGCGGCGTGAGCGCGGTGCTGTCGCCCGCGTGGAAGCGATCCACCGGCGCGCCGCCCACCTGAAGCGACCTTATGAAGACCGCGAGCGCTGCGGCGGCCTGCTCGGCCGTGGGTCCTGCTGGCGACGCGCCGAAGGTCGTGCGAAAGAGTCGCCGGTACTCGGGACTCGCCGCGAGCCTCGCCTCCAGCTCGGTGAGGGTGACCCCGAGCTCCGCGGGATTCTGCACCGGCTGGAGCACCGCGGCTTCGAGTGACGGCGCACGCCCGTCGCGGAAGAAGGAGCGCCCCCAGGCGCGATTCACGAGCGGCGGGGCGTTGCGGCTGGTTGGTTGATCGCGGATGCCGAGGGACACCCGCGTGCTGTCGCCGAACGCCCGCTCGGGCTGGTGGCAGGAGGCGCAGGTGCCCGTGCCGTCGGCCGAGAGGATCGGGTCGAAGAAGAGGCGGGCGCCGAGAGCAAGCTTGGGGGAGGTGGGGGGATTGTCGATGGGGGTCGGCACGATCGGGTCGAGGCCGAGAAGAACGTCGGATCGCAGCCCGCGGAACGCATTAGAGCTTGCGACGCAAGCCGCCGCCGCGGCCATTGCGGCGGTCGCGGCGGCGGTGAGCGCAAGGCGCCTGAGTCGCATCGGTCCGCTCATCTATCGGCCCGAAGGTGTCCCCGAGGAAGGAACCGAAAGGCCCTCGAGCGCCCACAGCTCGTATGAGGTATCCCCCGAAACGAACGCCAGTCGATCGCTGCGTGGGGACATCATCACGAGGCCGGTCGGCGATTCGGCGTGCTCCGGGAACATGACGCGGGTCGTCGTCCTCGCACTGCCGTCGAGGGGAAACCGGTCGAGCTGATACGACGTGGAGGCATTCGCCCCTATCGACGTGGGCGAGAGCTGGAGCAACGCCGTTCCTGACGAGTCCCAGAAGAAGTGGCCGCCCCGAGGTATGAACGGAACCTCTCCCATCCGCCGCGGTTCTGCGCTCCCGTCCAACGGAATCACGAACAGTTCGGCACGAGTTCCCTGTGGTGACCCAAACGCCGCAACGCGGGATCCATCCGGTGAGACCGCGAATACCAGTCCACTTCCCCGGACATCGAAGACGTCTCGTTCGCTCCCAGTCTCAAGGTCGCGAATGGTCAACCTCGCGATGTTGGGCTCTTCCGGCGTGGCAGGGGGAATTTGGCGACGCAAAAGGACCGAGCGGCCGTCCGGCAGCGTCTCGAACCCATTGAAGACCTCCCGGTCCTTAACCGGGATGTCGAACACTTCGCTCCGACCGGTGCTGAGGTCGACACGAAGAAGTACCCACGCATTCGCCGGGCCTCCTACAACTCTCATCC
The window above is part of the Gemmatimonadota bacterium genome. Proteins encoded here:
- a CDS encoding cytochrome c peroxidase; amino-acid sequence: MRLRRLALTAAATAAMAAAAACVASSNAFRGLRSDVLLGLDPIVPTPIDNPPTSPKLALGARLFFDPILSADGTGTCASCHQPERAFGDSTRVSLGIRDQPTSRNAPPLVNRAWGRSFFRDGRAPSLEAAVLQPVQNPAELGVTLTELEARLAASPEYRRLFRTTFGASPAGPTAEQAAAALAVFIRSLQVGGAPVDRFHAGDSTALTPLQQEGRALFFGRARCSSCHIGTNFTDEGFHNTGVAVRSGDPGRFGVTRRADHTGAFRTPTLRETLRTAPYMHDGRLATLEEVIEFYDGGGVPNPNLDFQIRPLRLSSREKEALLAFLRALSSEG